A region of the Pseudorca crassidens isolate mPseCra1 chromosome 9, mPseCra1.hap1, whole genome shotgun sequence genome:
gtgggaatgtaaattgatacagccactatggagaacagtatggaggttccttaaaaaactaaaatagaactaccatacgacccagcaatcccactactggccatataccctgagaaaaccataattcaagaatagtcatgtaccacaatgttcattgcagctctacttacaatagccaggtcatggaagcaacctaagtgtccatcatcggatgaatggataaagaagatgtagcacatatatacaatggactattactcagccatgaaaagaaacgaaattgagttatttgtagtgaggtggatggacctagagtctgtcatacagagtgaagtaagtcagaaagagaaaaacaaataccgtatgctaacacatatatatatggaatctaaaaaaaaaaaaaaaatggttctgaagaacctaggggcaggacaggaataaagacacagacgtggagaatggacatgaggacacggggagggggaagggtaagctgggatgaagtgagagagtagcatggacatatatacactaccaaacgtaaaatagatcgctagtgggaagcagccacatagcacagggagatcagctccgtgctttgtgaccacctagaggggtgggatagggagggtgggagggagatgcaagagggaggagatatggggatatatgtatatgtatagctgattcactttgttatacagcagaaaataatacaccattgtaaagcaattatactccaataaagatattaaaaaataaataaatataaataaataaaggctgtGTTTTCCCTGTGGCCCAATACCGCCCGTGATGTTTAAGCATAGGGAGAATACTGAGGCTCAGACTGGGATGGCTGTGGGATGGCGAGGATGCAGGCTGCATCTCCTGCTTTGTGGGGCCACCTGGAGCAGCCTCAGTCTTGGCACCCCTCTCACCAGGAGGGGAGAGCTTGCTTGGCACAAAGCACCCGGCCTAGACAGATGTGTTCAGTCCCTAACTGAGGGCACAGCTGACAGATGAAAGGGAGCCTGAAGAATTCAGTAATGATGACAGAGCTGGGAGGACAGTTACCATCCACTGGCCCTCTCCCCTCACACCTTTAAGCCCCAGTCTCTTGCAGATCCTGACCTGGCATCTCTGTACCCTCCAATCCCCCAAGTTGGGCCTGAGCATGGGTGCTACCTTACAGAATTTGAATAATTCAGGTCCCAGTGACCTGAGGTGTCAGTTTCAGTTGCTCTGTTCCCATGGACACAGGTGTCCCAACTCTGTAATTAAGCTAATGAAAGGGAAAGGGGGCACGGCCTTCTGTCCTGTGCCTCAGAAGGCTCAGGGCTGATGGAGTCCCTGTCCCTGTCTTGCTGAGAATGCGCCAGGCTCCCCCAGAGTCAGGTGTGGGGAAGGGCTTGAGGAAGTCAAGGGGGCTGAAATAGAgacaggagaaaggaagagagagaggaagaccaGAGTCAGGGAGGCAGAGACCAAGAAAGAGTTACAGAGGGACGGCTAGAAGGAAATCGagacagagaggctgagtgagAGGTAAAGGGGGTGGGAGGCGAAGAacagggcagaggcagaggccagaagagaaggagaaacagtAGATGCCAAGGCCCAAGGACTAAAATCCCAGGGCAGGTACAAATAGCAGGGTCAAGGAACTGGAAGGGCTGCAGGACTCCCTGCAGGGTAGTTGGACTCAACAGAGATCCCAGtcttccttctgccttgcagGGACTGTCTACACCATCCTTGCCAGCAGGGCCTGATGCTGCCGTAGGTCAGGCCAGGAGGCTCCTGTCCAGAGACCTGCCCTTCCTCTGGCTGCGGCAAGGCCATGGGGCCCGGCAGCCACCGCCTCAGCCTCAGCATCTCTGTCTCCAGTCTGGGCCTTCTGCTTCTGCTCCCACTCCTGCCAGGTATGCTCAGTAAACCAGCCCTGGCCTCTCTGGGCGTTGCTGCTGTTCCCATGCTCCCCAAACCTCTCTCCACGTGCtctctcttcatttctgtgcTGGGAGCAAGCACTGTCTGGGGAGTGTGGAGGAGGGGGAGCTGAAGAGGGCAAGAGGGGGCTTGCCTGACTGGGGCGGGAGCAGTTGATGGGGCAGCTCCCAGGGATAGGGCTGGGAAAGCCAGGGGGACCAGAGCGCGAAGGGTGAGTTTGGGCTTTATCTAGCAGGCCTGGGGAGCCATTGAACAGGTTTAAGCAGCTACTGGTCTAGTCAGATTCATTTGTTTAAAAGCTTGATCTCTCAGAAGTGTGGCAGGTGGTTAGAGAGGTGAGCCCGAGGTGGgagagcagggaggaggtggcTGCTGCCGTGGTCCATATGCAGGGAGGATGGGCCCGAGCTGGAGAGGTGATGAAGCATTCAAGAGCATTCAGCAGTATGACTGACAGGATGCGGGCACAGAGTGGTCTGCAGAGAGGAGGGGCAGAAGGGAGAGACAAATTACCAGATTTCCAGCTGAGGTCACCGGGGAGTGCTGTTTGCTGAGATGGGGAACACAGGACAAGGAACAGGTTTCAGAACATGGAGGGAGGagagtcttccctggtggtctagcagttaagactccgcgctcccaatgcagggggcccgggttcgatccctgatcagggaactagatcccacaggccgcaactaagagcccacgtgccgcaactaagagcctgcatgccgcaactaaagagtcCACACGCCACAAGTGAAAtgatcccgcacgccacaacgaagatcccgtgtgctgcaactaagacccagcacagccaaataaataataaatttttaaaaaaagaaaaaaagaaaacaagaacgaGGTGGGAGGAAAGAAGTTCATATTTTGGCCCTACACAGTTTAAAGTGCTTACAGGACATTTAGGACATTCAGGTCGGAGCTCAGGAGAAAAATCTGGGCTGAAGAAAAAAGGAGACAAGGGCAAAGGACAAGATTCTGGGGAACAATACCTAAATCAaggactgagaaaaaaaaagaaggactgaGGACAATGGGATGTGTCACAAAACCCAGGGAAGAGTGTGTTTTCAGGAAGGAGGGGCCCATAGTGTTAGAAGCTTTGAAGACATCAACTGAAGTGCAGCTAGAGAAGCAGAGACAGGCTGGAGGGACTGGAAGAGGCAGGGCAACAGGGTTCTGGATGCCTGGTTGAGAACTGGGACTCTTGCCATCTGTTTGggcccctccagcatttgttcttttgtttgttttgttttggccacatcacacgccatgcaggatcttagttctccaaccaggaatcgaacccgtgcccgctgcagtggaagcgtggaatcttaaccactggactgccagggaattcccagcccctccagcatttgtggtGGGGCAAGCAGAATCCAGGTCCTTGGGAAGGGAATGGTGGGGAAGAAACCCATCAGCCTTGCTTCAGAAGATAGTACCTACTCACACTATGGCCTTCACCTCATCTATCCTTGGAGGCAGGCCAGGGAGGAACTAGAGCCACAGGTAGAGAGACAGAGAACAGGGACAGTTAGACAGCTGTGAGACAGTAGAGCAGCTGACAGGGCCTCAGTCTTGTGGAGGGTACAGATTGTGAGCAGAGGCCCCTGGACTAGGGTCTCGGATGGACACCCTTTCTTACTGGTCCCCCAGAGTGCTTCGGAGCTGAGGGCAGGCTGGCACACAAGCTGTTCCGAGACCTCTTTTCCAACTACACAAGTGCCCTGAGACCTGTGGCAGACACAGACCAGGCTCTGAACGTGACCCTGGAAGTGACGTTGTCCCAGATCATCGACATGGTGCGTTGGTTTTTGTACAGTCGTGGAGTGTGCTGGTGACAGTGTCAAGGAATGGGGGAATGGGAGACTGGGATTAATCTCCAATCAATTCTTTCCTGTAAACATTAAGATTAGCAACAATAACAGCTACCAACTGTTGGATCCTAACTGTTGGGTGCCCACAGTGTGCCCAATACTTTGCACACTTGAATCCATGCCTAGCAGAGATTACCACCCATGTAACTtctgaggaaactcaggcccagagaagagaaggacctgccaaggtcacatagcaaggCTGGGTGGGAACTGAACTGTATGGGCAAGTCAGGTTTGCGGGTGCTGACCAGAGCTCTATAGGTGAGTGTGCACACACAGGGCAGGCTATGTGCAGACGTCTGTCCACATCTATGCCCACTCTCTGCCCCCAACTAGGATGAGCGGAACCAGGTGCTGACCCTGTACCTGTGGATCCGACAGGAGTGGACAGATGCCTACCTACGATGGGACCCTGACGCCTATGGTGGCCTGGATGCCATCCGCATCCCCAGCAGTCTCGTGTGGCGACCGGACATCATACTCTATAACAAGTACTTCCTACCTGggccccttccctctcctaccCCTCCCTAGAGTTGCCCTTGGCTCTGGTGATGCACTTGTCCCCCATCCTCCACATCGAACCCGGCTCCTATGGTGCCCTAGACGCTTTCCCCTAGGACCCTTCTATGCTGCCAGGAAGGTGTTGGCAATTGTGGCTGCATGGTGCAGTAGGGCTTCCTgaccaccccccccacacacacacacacacacacacagcggctCATGGCAAGGGCCTGCTGGAGGGACCTCACAGCCCCTTGACGGCACCTCCACTTTAGGCTGTCTCAAGCCAACCCAGGCTGAGTGTCTCCTAGGAATCCTCCGTGTGGTCCAGGGCCAATTCTGTATCTCTCGCAGAAGGGGTTCTGGGACACAAGTGCCTCTTTATGGCACTCTCCACCCTTTTCTCAGGGCACCCCAGGGCCTGCCTAGGGATTTCCTTCAGGGCTTAGCCCTCTGTAGTCCCTTATGCCGCCTAAGCCAGTTCTGTGCTTCCCAGACAACACATAGCTCCGCATATTTTCCTCAGGGCCCCTCTAGGAGCTTTGCAGATGACACTCAAGGAAAGCCACCGTGCGCCCCGCGCCAACTTTTGAGCTAGGTCTGTGTCTCGTTCTGGGCACTACAGGCGCCGGCCCCGCTAGGCCTCCAAAGGCACAGAGGGCCCTCTCTACTGCTCCCTTTGCCCTCTGTGCCGCCCCCAGCGGGCCGGAAGCGCACCCCTTTCAAGGGGCAGCCCTTACCTCCCAGGCCACGGCGCCTCAGgcagccccaccccctgcccgcAGGGCGGATGCGCAGGCGCCAGCCTCAGCCAGCACCAACGTGGTCCTGCGGCACGACGGCGCCGTGCGCTGGGACGCGCCGGCCATCACGCGCAGCTCATGCCGCGTGGACGTGTCGGCCTTCCCATTCGACGCGCAGCGCTGCGGCCTGACGTTCGGCTCGTGGACGCACGGCGGGCACCAGCTGGACGTACAGACGCGCGGCGCCGCCGCCAGCCTGGCCGACTTCGTGGAGAACGTGGAGTGGCGTGTGCTGGGCATGCCGGCTCGGCGGCGCGTGCTCACCTACGGCTGCTGCTCCGAGCCCTACCCGGACGTGACCTTCACGCTGCTGCTGCGCCGCCGCGCCGCCGCCTACGTGTGCAACCTGCTGCTGCCCTGCGTGCTCATCTCGCTGCTGGCGCCTCTCGCCTTCCACCTGCCCGCCGACTCGGGCGAGAAGGTGTCGCTCGGCGTCACCGTGCTGCTGGCGCTCACGGTCTTCCAGCTGCTCCTGGCCGAGAGCATGCCGCCGGCCGAGAGCGTGCCGCTCATCGGTGAGCTCTGAGGGCCcggggtggcgggggagggggccgg
Encoded here:
- the CHRNA10 gene encoding neuronal acetylcholine receptor subunit alpha-10: MGPGSHRLSLSISVSSLGLLLLLPLLPECFGAEGRLAHKLFRDLFSNYTSALRPVADTDQALNVTLEVTLSQIIDMDERNQVLTLYLWIRQEWTDAYLRWDPDAYGGLDAIRIPSSLVWRPDIILYNKADAQAPASASTNVVLRHDGAVRWDAPAITRSSCRVDVSAFPFDAQRCGLTFGSWTHGGHQLDVQTRGAAASLADFVENVEWRVLGMPARRRVLTYGCCSEPYPDVTFTLLLRRRAAAYVCNLLLPCVLISLLAPLAFHLPADSGEKVSLGVTVLLALTVFQLLLAESMPPAESVPLIGKYYMATMTMVTFSTALTILIMNLHYCGPSARPVPAWARTLLLGRLARGLCVRERGEPCGQSRPPESSPSPQPPDREAGPPAGPCHEPRCLCHQEALLRHVATITNTFHRHRAAQRCHEEWKRLARVMDRFFLGIFFSMALVMSLLVLVQAL